In Spirochaeta lutea, a single genomic region encodes these proteins:
- a CDS encoding methyl-accepting chemotaxis protein: MKISQKIGLMIAIVILLFSGLLVGEVVLKRVSAQYLALRQEFVELENQMLRLLATAKDLLITEHDIVDPYQQFIAQRKVVREHLAALPDHGSFGLISGTLLEDFERLQAVQKDTEVRFARVDQTMSQILANQTDLRNIRKRGVFRIRLDLAAIDSGSPLNYYLNEAIGTITRSQYNFEDAALPLSNRIRQGLFEQNETFERISSLITLIGTAVIIILSTIIAIPFTRRFAARVRHIEAVMGRAKERDIRSRVQVRGHDEVESLGNGLNSVLNSMTEFLDHAQKVSQGINDMNQVLASSSTESTAALNEISKNVESMNEQFAKLNSMIERGAKEVSELRQSLAGLTEDVNHQAAIVAQSTKDAHEINSEIKTVHQVSQERARESEELKLVTVEGGERVESTALIIDEVNAEIESILEIIDLINHIADQTNLLSLNAAIESAHAGEAGKGFAVVAQEIQKLAESTGENSARITDSLRSITEKIQDAKRLSSKSMDAFGQIQDSVQVFAKEMLGIRDRMDGLSNSSRDIQTVNDELKSLTDSIAERSMSMSSGASSIEQVMENTSAYSGSILQGVREIDSGAKDVLASMVEVQDMAVRSKDQVSTLAGIIGSYRYQDGEDGESDSETIPANTTAEPNKADEPVRHEIKSVKPAPAPAPAREAGTQEKTSASSGNSRPSESGNTRERVQDLETFMSGSRMTGGQAPREGSGQQAEKDNGESEGASLEVLRIDHGNSDSEKP, encoded by the coding sequence ATGAAAATATCTCAAAAAATCGGTCTTATGATCGCTATTGTTATACTGCTTTTCTCGGGGTTGTTGGTCGGGGAGGTGGTACTAAAACGGGTTTCCGCCCAGTATCTGGCGCTTCGCCAGGAGTTTGTTGAGCTGGAAAACCAGATGCTGCGGCTCCTGGCTACGGCCAAGGATCTCCTGATCACCGAACACGACATTGTTGATCCCTACCAGCAGTTCATTGCCCAGCGTAAGGTGGTGAGGGAACATCTGGCTGCACTCCCGGACCACGGGAGCTTCGGGCTTATTTCCGGAACCCTCTTAGAGGATTTTGAGCGGCTCCAGGCAGTACAGAAGGATACGGAGGTTCGGTTTGCCCGGGTAGATCAGACCATGAGCCAGATATTGGCTAATCAGACCGATCTCCGGAATATCCGGAAGCGCGGTGTGTTTCGGATCCGTCTGGATTTAGCAGCCATCGACAGCGGCAGTCCCCTGAATTACTATCTGAATGAGGCTATCGGGACCATCACCCGGAGCCAGTACAATTTTGAGGACGCAGCCCTGCCCCTGTCCAACCGCATCCGTCAGGGGCTTTTCGAACAGAATGAGACGTTCGAACGTATTTCGAGTCTTATTACCCTCATCGGTACGGCGGTTATTATAATCCTCAGCACCATCATTGCCATTCCCTTTACCCGCCGCTTCGCGGCCCGGGTCCGGCATATTGAGGCCGTTATGGGCCGGGCCAAGGAGCGGGATATCCGGTCCCGGGTACAGGTTCGCGGCCACGATGAGGTTGAGTCTCTCGGGAACGGGTTGAACAGTGTTCTGAACTCCATGACGGAGTTTTTGGACCATGCTCAGAAGGTGTCCCAGGGGATAAACGATATGAACCAGGTGTTAGCCTCCAGTTCCACCGAATCAACCGCCGCCCTGAACGAGATCTCCAAGAATGTTGAATCCATGAACGAGCAGTTCGCAAAACTGAATTCTATGATTGAACGGGGAGCCAAGGAGGTCAGCGAACTCCGTCAATCCCTGGCGGGTCTGACCGAGGATGTAAACCACCAGGCAGCCATCGTGGCCCAGTCCACCAAGGATGCCCACGAGATTAACAGTGAGATAAAGACCGTGCATCAGGTCAGCCAGGAGCGGGCCCGGGAGAGCGAAGAACTGAAGCTGGTTACCGTGGAGGGGGGTGAACGGGTTGAATCCACCGCCCTGATCATCGACGAGGTGAACGCAGAGATTGAATCCATTCTGGAAATCATTGACCTTATAAACCACATCGCCGACCAGACAAATCTACTCTCCCTGAACGCCGCCATCGAAAGCGCCCATGCCGGTGAGGCCGGGAAGGGGTTCGCGGTGGTGGCCCAGGAGATCCAGAAGCTGGCTGAATCCACCGGGGAGAACTCCGCCCGGATTACCGACAGCCTCCGCTCCATTACCGAGAAGATTCAGGATGCCAAACGCCTTTCATCCAAGAGCATGGACGCCTTCGGACAGATTCAGGACTCGGTTCAGGTGTTCGCCAAGGAAATGCTGGGTATCCGGGACCGGATGGACGGCCTGTCGAATTCCAGCCGGGACATCCAGACGGTTAACGACGAGTTGAAGTCTCTTACCGACAGCATTGCCGAGCGTTCCATGAGCATGAGCAGCGGGGCAAGCAGTATCGAGCAGGTAATGGAAAATACCTCAGCCTATTCGGGCTCCATTCTTCAGGGGGTCAGGGAGATTGACTCCGGAGCAAAGGATGTGCTGGCCTCCATGGTTGAGGTGCAGGATATGGCGGTGCGCAGCAAGGACCAGGTGTCCACCCTCGCGGGTATTATCGGATCCTACCGGTACCAGGACGGCGAAGATGGAGAATCCGACAGCGAAACCATTCCAGCCAATACCACGGCTGAACCCAACAAGGCTGATGAGCCGGTACGCCATGAGATAAAGTCCGTAAAACCCGCCCCCGCCCCCGCCCCCGCCCGAGAGGCCGGGACACAGGAGAAGACCTCGGCCTCTTCCGGGAATTCCAGGCCGTCGGAGTCGGGTAACACCCGGGAGCGGGTTCAGGACCTGGAGACCTTCATGAGCGGATCCCGGATGACGGGGGGCCAGGCTCCTCGGGAAGGATCGGGGCAACAAGCGGAGAAGGACAACGGGGAATCGGAGGGTGCCTCCCTGGAGGTTCTGCGGATAGACCACGGAAATTCGGACAGCGAGAAGCCATAG
- a CDS encoding PP2C family protein-serine/threonine phosphatase → MREFFLLSFPIIIVFVGPMWWEIHRRAEYGKRSRSLLFSLLCFLGAGAVSVVQYLGVIPALPMAGVLTTGLLSLLYFGALLLLEFSVHRQRIRDSFLSDDFRSQMAKLVPSWILFGTAIVLGGVVMVLKLAGVELSKTLADLFFIVGFIGLLAGVGISAGIGAGILFGFQAGIVRKKAYPFIWYGIIMGIAVVRGVAQGKDDYAVLLLGLHALLAYRIFEEYFFARFIHLNDLFNRLQDSIRVRNELVDRIIHSPLEEDHLVVQGMFEESIASSQKEATLPQYRVTGAVLYRRVGQEFVVEFPEYVYGFAVPLYENELIRKLTREQLVSKLQTETYPAQGAPVSSGLGEGKNFGKPAFQQMLQSREVVKIRDLPSCFKGLISFVALYPVVDQDEVTGCLVVYKDSFYDMFPQEDKILRTLAGNLSTVFNIMVGKQLQEERNRLQGEMNIATNIQTSILPREFALQGYRIAASMETATEVGGDVYDWVPGPGGNYLAIGDVSGHGLPAGIMALIQMSAFHGAVQTASRMDRELSAPELYNVVNRVLCTINRDRIGADKFMTANYFVEKDGSFSHAGAHEIALIYRAREDRVQEIHDTVSRTGFLGISEFINADTSAGTFSLEEGDVLLLYTDGIIEAKDRSDGQFGIPGVSRILSDHAKEEPGDIIRHLREAVRGFAEDGDLARHGGSFADDITLVVIKRDGSAAS, encoded by the coding sequence ATGAGGGAATTTTTCTTACTGAGCTTTCCCATAATCATTGTGTTTGTAGGGCCCATGTGGTGGGAGATCCACCGGCGGGCCGAGTACGGGAAGCGTTCCCGCAGCCTGCTTTTTTCTCTGCTCTGTTTTCTCGGCGCCGGGGCGGTCTCGGTGGTTCAGTATTTGGGGGTTATACCGGCCCTGCCCATGGCCGGAGTGCTTACTACCGGGCTCTTGAGCCTCCTGTACTTCGGTGCCCTGCTGCTCCTGGAATTTTCGGTACATCGCCAGCGGATACGGGACAGTTTTTTATCCGATGATTTCCGCTCCCAGATGGCCAAGCTGGTTCCCAGCTGGATACTCTTCGGCACGGCGATTGTGCTTGGCGGGGTGGTGATGGTATTGAAGCTTGCCGGGGTGGAGTTGTCGAAAACCCTGGCCGACCTGTTCTTTATTGTCGGGTTCATCGGCCTGTTGGCCGGGGTTGGGATCAGCGCCGGTATCGGTGCGGGTATTCTCTTCGGGTTCCAGGCCGGAATCGTACGAAAAAAGGCCTACCCCTTTATCTGGTACGGGATCATCATGGGGATTGCCGTGGTCCGGGGAGTGGCCCAGGGCAAGGATGATTATGCCGTGCTGCTCCTGGGGCTGCATGCTCTATTGGCATACCGGATTTTTGAGGAGTATTTCTTTGCCCGGTTCATTCACCTGAACGACCTCTTTAACCGCCTGCAGGATTCGATTCGAGTACGGAACGAGTTGGTAGACCGGATCATCCACTCCCCCTTGGAGGAGGATCATCTGGTTGTTCAGGGCATGTTTGAGGAGTCCATAGCCTCCTCCCAGAAGGAGGCTACCCTGCCCCAGTACCGGGTGACGGGTGCCGTATTGTACCGGAGGGTCGGCCAGGAGTTCGTGGTTGAGTTCCCCGAATACGTGTACGGTTTCGCCGTGCCCCTCTATGAGAACGAACTGATCCGCAAGCTAACCCGGGAACAGCTGGTATCCAAGCTGCAAACCGAGACATACCCGGCACAGGGGGCCCCGGTTTCTTCCGGCCTCGGGGAGGGTAAAAACTTCGGAAAACCAGCCTTTCAGCAGATGCTCCAGAGCCGTGAGGTCGTGAAGATCAGAGATCTCCCGAGCTGCTTCAAGGGGCTCATATCCTTTGTTGCCCTGTATCCCGTGGTGGATCAGGACGAGGTTACGGGGTGCCTTGTGGTGTACAAGGACAGCTTCTACGATATGTTTCCCCAGGAGGATAAGATCCTCCGGACCCTGGCGGGAAACCTCAGCACGGTGTTTAACATCATGGTCGGAAAGCAGCTTCAGGAGGAACGCAACCGGCTGCAGGGCGAGATGAATATTGCCACCAATATTCAGACCTCCATTCTTCCCAGAGAATTCGCCCTCCAAGGCTACCGCATTGCGGCCTCCATGGAAACCGCAACCGAGGTCGGCGGGGACGTGTACGACTGGGTTCCCGGGCCGGGGGGTAATTACCTGGCCATTGGGGATGTATCCGGTCACGGGTTGCCCGCAGGTATCATGGCCTTGATCCAGATGTCGGCCTTCCACGGCGCTGTTCAGACCGCCAGCCGGATGGATCGGGAGCTCTCCGCTCCGGAGCTCTACAATGTGGTGAACCGGGTTCTCTGCACCATAAACAGGGACCGCATCGGAGCGGACAAGTTCATGACCGCCAACTACTTTGTAGAGAAGGACGGAAGCTTCAGCCATGCCGGGGCCCATGAAATCGCCCTGATATACCGGGCTCGGGAAGACCGCGTTCAGGAAATCCATGATACCGTCAGCCGTACGGGCTTTCTGGGTATCTCCGAGTTCATTAATGCAGATACCTCTGCAGGGACGTTCTCCCTAGAAGAAGGGGATGTGCTTCTGTTGTACACCGATGGAATTATCGAAGCCAAGGACCGGAGCGACGGGCAGTTCGGAATTCCCGGGGTTAGCCGGATCTTGTCCGATCATGCCAAGGAGGAACCCGGGGACATCATCCGGCATCTCCGGGAGGCGGTTCGGGGATTCGCCGAGGATGGTGATCTGGCCCGCCACGGAGGCAGTTTTGCCGATGATATTACCCTAGTGGTTATCAAGCGGGATGGATCGGCGGCGTCCTAG